From a region of the Arachis ipaensis cultivar K30076 chromosome B09, Araip1.1, whole genome shotgun sequence genome:
- the LOC107618844 gene encoding pentatricopeptide repeat-containing protein At4g18975, chloroplastic has product MMWRSPCFSHLVTRFTQLHPKHASHRYYNLSRFNPAQSQAISNPPPQQKPTHTDAPNHYIGHNVSRKDKNKYLLSTLLDLNDTKEAIYGALDAWVAWEQNFPIASLKLILNALEKQQQWHRVVQVIKWMLSKGQGNTMGTYGQLIRALDMDHRVEEAHKFWQTKIDTDLHSVPWQLCHLMISVYYRNNMLDDLVRLFKGLEAFDRKPRDKTIIKKVANAYEMLGLHQEKERVLKKYSNLFTEEGSIKKARRNSSEKKLKR; this is encoded by the exons ATGATGTGGAGGTCACCTTGCTTTTCTCATCTT GTTACTAGATTCACTCAACTTCATCCTAAGCATGCCTCTCACCGTTACTACAACTTATCCCGTTTCAACCCCGCACAATCACAG GCTATTTCTAATCCCCCTCCCCAACAAAAACCTACACATACAGATGCACCAAATCATTATATTGGCCACAACGTTTCTAGGAAGGATAAAAACAAGTATCTTCTCTCTACT CTTCTTGATCTGAACGACACTAAGGAAGCGATTTATGGTGCCCTTGATGCGTGGGTTGCATGGGAGCAGAACTTCCCTATTGCCTCTTTGAAACTCATATTGAATGCTCTCGAGAAGCAACAACAGTGGCATAGGGTTGTTCAG GTGATTAAATGGATGCTGAGCAAGGGGCAGGGGAACACAATGGGAACATATGGTCAATTGATACGAGCTTTAGATATGGACCATAGAGTGGAAGAAGCGCACAAATTCTGGCAGACCAAAATCGACACTGATTTGCATTCGGTTCCCTGGCAGTTGTGTCATCTCATGATATCTGTATATTACCGAAACAACATGCTGGATGATCTTGTTCGG CTTTTCAAGGGATTGGAAGCTTTTGATCGTAAACCTCGAGATAAAACCATCATTAAGAAAGTAGCAAATGCATACGAGATGTTGGGCTTACATCAAGAGAAAGAGAGGGTACTGAAGAAATATAGCAATCTCTTCACAGAAGAAGGATCGATTAAGAAAGCTAGGAGGAACTCATctgagaaaaaattaaaaaggtaG